In Pseudomonas abieticivorans, the genomic window GGCCGGTAAAGCGGGGTTTGAATTGCTCGCCAAACACCGTGGTGCGCACTTGCGAGTACACGCCATCGGCGCCTACCAACAGGTCGTAATCAGCGCGACTGCCGTCGGTGAACTGCACGCTGACATGGTCGGCGCCTTGTTCGATATCACTGAAGGTCAAACCCAAGCGCATGTTGGCGCCGCTGGCGGCCACCGCATCGAGCAGCACCTGGTGCAGCGCCGGGCGGGTCAAGCCGAGGTTGGCCGGGTACTGCTCACCCGCCAGCCGGGCACCGCTGAGTTCAACCTTGACCTCACCCTGCTGGTTGCAAATGCGCAGGCCCTTGTAAGGAAAACCGGCGGCCACGGCCGCATCGGCAATGCCCAGTTGCGCCATGGCGCGGATGCAATTGGCCTGCACCACGATCCCCACGTGGTACACCTTGGCCTGGGGGCTGATTTCGACGATGTCGACCGCCACCCCGGCTCTGCGCAAGGCAATGGCGGCGCTGAGCCCGCCAATGCCGCCGCCGACGATCAGGACTTTCTTGATGTCGCTCATCAAAGCGTTCCTTGTGCATGAATCTTGTTTTTGTATGACTGGACTCCACCTTAATCACCCCCAAGGTATGCCGGAAATTGTTTGTTCGGATAGGTGCAATCCAGCGCGTGGATAGGTATAACGGCGACACCTGCTTGCACCCACAATCATAAAAACCCGGAGCAAGACCATGCGTTTCCATGGCTTGGATTTGAACCTGCTGGTGGTGCTGGACGTGCTGCTGGCCGAGCAGAACATCACCCGTGCCGGCGAGCGCCTGCACCTCAGCCAGCCGGCCACCAGTGCGGCACTGTCACGCTTGCGCGACTATTTCGAGGATGAGCTACTGGTGCAGATCGGCCGCAAGATGGTGCGCACGCCCATGGCCGAAACCCTGGCGCAGCCCATTCGCGACCTGTTGATACAGATGCGCTCCACCCTGGAAAACCGCAGCCAATTCCAGCCTGAACGGGCTAGCCGCAACTTCACCCTGATGGCCTCGGACTATGTCGGCATGGTGCTGTTGCCAGACGTCAGCCGCAGGCTCAATGCCATAGCGCCGCAGTGTTCCATCGAGCAATACCTGCCCACCGACGAGGCGGCGCTGGAGATCGAACGCGGGCACGTGGATTTTCTACTGCTGCCCGACAGCAACATCCTCAAGGAACACCCCTCCACCGCCCTGTTCAGCGATGAATACGTGT contains:
- a CDS encoding LysR family transcriptional regulator — encoded protein: MRFHGLDLNLLVVLDVLLAEQNITRAGERLHLSQPATSAALSRLRDYFEDELLVQIGRKMVRTPMAETLAQPIRDLLIQMRSTLENRSQFQPERASRNFTLMASDYVGMVLLPDVSRRLNAIAPQCSIEQYLPTDEAALEIERGHVDFLLLPDSNILKEHPSTALFSDEYVCVLCKDHPAANGPLSMADYKALGHVLVRWGSEHRAPMADEWFVRSFGFERRVEVTTNTFNSVPPFLIGTQRIATMHRRLAERWAQYLPLSVVPAPWTAPPLTIAMQWNKYQQHDPGLAWLRNLIIETAARLA